The following coding sequences lie in one Cronobacter universalis NCTC 9529 genomic window:
- the dkgA gene encoding 2,5-didehydrogluconate reductase DkgA, translated as MANPGVIKLHDGNLMPQLGLGVWQATNDDVVTAIHKALEVGYRSIDTAAAYKNEQGVGDALKSAGVARDELFITTKLWNDDQKRPREALEESLEKLQLDYVDLYLMHWPVPAIDRYVDAWKGMIELQQEGLIKSIGVCNFNVEHLQRIIDETGVTPVINQIELHPLLQQRQLHAWNATHKIQTESWSPLAQGGEGVFDQKIIRELADKYGKTPAQIVIRWHLDCGLVVIPKSVTPARIAENFNVWDFRLDKDELSEIAKLDQGKRLGPDPEQFGG; from the coding sequence ATGGCAAATCCAGGCGTAATTAAGCTGCATGACGGCAACCTGATGCCCCAGCTCGGCCTCGGCGTATGGCAGGCGACTAACGATGACGTCGTCACCGCGATTCATAAGGCGCTGGAGGTGGGCTACCGCTCTATCGATACCGCAGCGGCCTATAAGAACGAACAAGGCGTGGGCGACGCGCTGAAAAGCGCAGGCGTTGCGCGCGATGAGTTATTCATTACCACCAAACTCTGGAACGACGATCAGAAGCGTCCGCGCGAGGCGCTGGAAGAGAGCCTCGAAAAGCTGCAACTCGACTATGTGGATCTCTATCTGATGCACTGGCCGGTACCGGCTATCGACCGCTATGTCGATGCCTGGAAAGGCATGATCGAGCTGCAGCAGGAAGGGCTCATCAAGAGCATCGGCGTCTGTAACTTTAACGTTGAGCACCTGCAACGCATCATTGATGAAACGGGCGTGACGCCGGTTATCAACCAGATTGAGCTGCACCCGCTGCTGCAACAGCGTCAGTTGCACGCCTGGAACGCCACGCACAAGATCCAGACGGAATCCTGGAGCCCGCTGGCGCAGGGCGGCGAAGGCGTGTTTGACCAGAAAATTATTCGCGAACTGGCGGATAAATATGGCAAAACCCCGGCGCAGATTGTGATTCGCTGGCATCTTGACTGCGGTCTGGTCGTTATCCCGAAATCCGTGACGCCGGCGCGTATCGCGGAAAACTTTAACGTCTGGGATTTCCGTCTGGATAAAGACGAGCTCAGCGAAATCGCGAAACTCGACCAGGGCAAACGCCTCGGCCCGGATCCAGAACAGTTCGGCGGTTAA
- a CDS encoding DUF3828 domain-containing protein, whose amino-acid sequence MKHRLALVMLFFSASTLAQGEAQTPTQFLKSLYQSYAKGNEPVDFASTGEQQILSDRLLNLVEEDTRLSGGEVGFLDYDPICYCQDWDDLAVDKINVTNSDATHAKATITFRPFRSSPDATTQSFALINEKGRWRIDDIMNGNGSLYKSLQESGQQLRADKTNNDTVSP is encoded by the coding sequence ATGAAGCACCGCTTAGCGTTAGTTATGCTGTTTTTTTCCGCCAGCACGCTGGCGCAGGGGGAAGCACAGACCCCCACGCAATTTCTGAAATCGCTCTACCAGAGTTACGCCAAAGGCAACGAACCGGTGGATTTTGCAAGCACCGGCGAGCAGCAGATCCTCTCCGATCGCCTGCTGAATCTGGTGGAAGAAGATACCCGCCTCTCCGGCGGTGAAGTCGGCTTTCTCGATTACGATCCCATCTGCTATTGCCAGGACTGGGACGATCTGGCCGTGGATAAGATAAATGTCACTAACAGCGACGCCACGCACGCCAAAGCCACGATCACCTTCCGTCCGTTCCGCAGTTCGCCGGATGCCACCACCCAGAGCTTCGCGCTGATTAACGAGAAGGGCCGCTGGCGCATCGACGACATCATGAACGGCAACGGCAGCCTCTATAAATCGTTGCAGGAGAGCGGCCAACAGCTGCGCGCCGATAAAACAAACAACGATACCGTCTCTCCCTGA
- a CDS encoding putative quinol monooxygenase → MTVPVVAIFVSKPGKEETLEQLFRGVIEKTHAEEGCIVYQLNRDTENPRRFVWTEEWESRELLQKHLQSAHIIHLFSELPKYIETSSVMMLDKLAGGPAK, encoded by the coding sequence ATGACCGTTCCGGTAGTAGCTATTTTCGTCAGTAAACCTGGCAAGGAAGAGACGCTTGAGCAGCTGTTTCGCGGCGTCATCGAAAAAACGCATGCCGAAGAGGGCTGTATCGTGTATCAGCTCAACCGCGACACGGAAAATCCACGCCGTTTCGTCTGGACCGAAGAGTGGGAAAGCCGCGAACTGCTGCAAAAGCATTTACAGTCGGCGCACATCATTCACCTCTTCTCCGAACTGCCGAAGTATATCGAAACGTCCAGCGTGATGATGCTGGATAAACTGGCGGGCGGCCCGGCGAAGTAA
- the yqhD gene encoding alcohol dehydrogenase, with translation MNNFNLHNPTHIAFGKGAISELRALIPADSRVLVTYGGGSVKKTGVLDQVYSALNGLNVLEFGGIEPNPSYETLMNAVDLVRKEKVTFLLAVGGGSVLDGTKFIAAAAHYPSSRDPWHILETRGSEIASAIPMGSVLTLPATGSESNKGAVVSRRATGDKQAFHSAHVQPRFAILDPVYTYTLPPRQVANGVVDAFVHTVEQYVTYPVNAKIQDRFAEGILLTLIEEGPKALKEPENYDVRANLMWAATQALNGLIGAGVPQDWATHMLGHELTAMHGLDHAQTLAVVLPALWNEKRNEKRAKLLQYAERVWNITEGSDDERIDAAIAATRRFFETMGAPTRLSDYGLDGSSIPALLAKLEEHGLTALGEHNDITLDVSRRIYEAAR, from the coding sequence ATGAACAACTTTAACCTCCATAACCCGACCCATATCGCCTTTGGTAAAGGTGCCATCAGCGAACTGCGCGCGCTCATTCCGGCCGACAGCCGCGTGCTGGTGACTTACGGCGGCGGCAGCGTCAAAAAAACCGGCGTGCTCGATCAGGTCTACAGCGCGCTGAACGGCCTTAACGTGCTGGAGTTCGGCGGCATCGAACCTAACCCGTCTTATGAGACGCTGATGAACGCCGTTGATCTGGTGCGTAAAGAAAAAGTGACGTTTTTACTGGCTGTCGGCGGCGGTTCTGTCCTGGATGGCACGAAATTTATCGCAGCCGCCGCGCACTATCCGTCCTCGCGCGATCCGTGGCATATCCTCGAAACCCGCGGTAGCGAAATCGCCAGCGCCATCCCGATGGGCTCCGTCCTGACGCTGCCTGCGACCGGCTCGGAATCCAACAAAGGCGCGGTGGTTTCGCGTCGCGCCACGGGTGACAAACAGGCGTTCCACTCCGCGCATGTTCAGCCGCGTTTCGCCATTCTCGACCCGGTTTACACCTACACGCTGCCGCCGCGCCAGGTGGCGAACGGCGTGGTGGACGCTTTTGTTCACACCGTCGAGCAGTACGTCACCTATCCGGTGAACGCTAAAATTCAGGACCGCTTCGCGGAAGGCATTCTGCTGACGCTTATCGAAGAGGGCCCGAAAGCGCTGAAAGAGCCGGAAAACTACGACGTGCGTGCCAACCTGATGTGGGCCGCGACCCAGGCGCTGAACGGGCTTATCGGCGCGGGCGTGCCGCAGGACTGGGCGACGCATATGCTCGGCCATGAACTGACCGCGATGCACGGGCTGGATCACGCCCAGACGCTGGCGGTGGTGCTGCCGGCGCTCTGGAACGAGAAGCGCAATGAGAAGCGCGCCAAACTGCTGCAATACGCCGAGCGCGTCTGGAATATCACCGAAGGCAGCGACGATGAGCGCATCGACGCCGCGATTGCCGCCACCCGCCGCTTCTTCGAAACCATGGGCGCCCCGACCCGCCTGAGCGATTACGGCCTGGACGGCAGTTCTATCCCGGCGCTGCTGGCGAAGCTTGAAGAGCACGGCCTTACCGCGCTTGGCGAGCACAACGATATTACGCTCGACGTGAGCCGCCGCATTTACGAAGCCGCACGCTAA